The genomic region TCCACGTCTGGTAAGTCGCGCCGTCCGTGACGACCGGCTGCCACATCTCCTTGAAGTGGTCGATCGTGTGCTTCTGACCGAGGAAGTGCCCCTCGTGCCCAACCTTCTTTGTGACATCAATCCCCATCGATTCGTCCGTGACGGGGAAGCTCTTGAGCATGTCGACCATCATCGTGTAGATCTCGTAGTCTATCAGGAGTTGCTCGTAGGATAAGACCGTCCAATTCTCAAGCAGGCCTGGCCCGGATGTTATGTCCGTTCCAGACAGGTAGTATAGGAAGGCCGACAACGCTTTCTCGTACGCGGCCTGCGCGTCAGGAACCTTCGAGCAGGTGCCCCATCCACCGACGAAAATGGGAATCTTGTAGTATCTCGCCATCTGCACGTGCGATGCTCTCACCATGTTGGCAGCTGGGAAGAGTCCCTCGAAGATCCCGGTCTGGACATCCATTGCCATCGGCTCGGTGCTGTAGCACACCGGAGAACCAGGCGCAGCAAGTTGACACACGGTCGTTAAGGCGAGCACCTGTGCATTGCCGACGAGGACTGCGCCGGCGACGGTCATCGGCGACGTCGCCCCGATGAGCGGCATGGTCATCATCATCGGCGGGCAACCAGCACGGACGAACTCGATCGCTGCATCGGTCGTCATCCCGAGGACCATGGGAGAGGTGGTGCACGTAACCGCAGAAACGAGCGGCCGTCTCTTGAGTTCCTCCCAGCCACCGGCAACTGCGGCCGCCATCTTGAGCTCGTACTGGGCCTCCTCCTTCATGTAGGTCGCGCCGCTGATTATGTGCTTCTCACAGTTGTTGAACGCCGCATCGAACTCGTGGAGCGTGTGCGCATGCCTCGGAACGTCTAGAGGCGTAACCAACGGGTAGTACATGTTCATGAGCTCAAGATAGTCCACTACCCGTGCCGACTCAGCAACGTCCTTCTTCGTCGAGTCCCTTCTGATGCCGGTCTCGAGGTCGATTGTTGCAAGGCCAGTGCCGTCAGTGCTTATGTAGCAGTGCTTCCCATCCAGCACGAAATCATTCTTTGGGTTCCTGGCACATAATCTCACGGGGCGCTTGCACTTCCTGACGGACTCCATGACCAGATGAGACGGGATCTTAGCCACCTTAGTCTTCTTGTCCACATCCGCCCCAGCGTCCTCCAGAAGCTTCAGACCCTCCTCACTGAAGACCTTGATGCCCATCGACTCGAGCAGATTGAGCGAATTGATGTGGATTGTCTCTGCATGGCCAGAGCTCATGACCTCCAGTGGTCTCATCTTGTAGAGGCCGCGGCTCATTGATCTGGGCAGAAGCTCACCTGCCTTTCTCTACGAACTGCTTGGCCATCACGACGGCAGACATCGCGTCGGAGGCGTATACGCCTCCGATTTCTTTGGCCCAAGAGTCCGTCACGGCAGCTCCGCCGACCATGAAGTGAGCTTTGTCTCCGGAGGCCCTAAGCGCATCCACGACGTCCTTCTGAACGCCGACTGTCGTGGTCATTAGCGATGACGCTCCGACAATGCTGGCGCCGACCTCCTTGCTTGTCTTGACGAAACTGTCGGTCGGTGCGTCCTTCCCTAGGTCGTGGACCTCAAACCCACTGGCCTCGAACATGATCCTAACAAGGTTCTTGCCTATGTCATGGATGTCACCAGCGACGGTGCCCAAGACGACGTGGGCGAGCACATTCCTCTTCTCCTTGCTCTTCTTCAGCTCAGGCTCGAGGACCTTGATTGCACCGTTCATTATCTCTGCGGCGTAAATCAGCTCTACGACGAACATCTCCTTGCGGGCAAACTTCTCACCCACCTCACGGAGGCCTTTGGCCAGTCCCTTCTCGATGGCGTCCACGGGATTCACCCCAGCCGCAAGCGCTTTCTTCGCAGCCTCGACCGCAGCCTCTTGTTCGAGGTTCTTCACACTGTTCTCAAGCTCGTTCAGTATTGCCTGCTTGTCATCGGACATGTTGTTTCCCACTCTGTGATTCGATTCATCTCAAGGTCCATATTTCACTCATGAACGGGTCTTCACTTCGGGATCTTCCCCTCGCCCTCCTTGATGATCTTGACGAACTCATCCTGGATTGATCGGGGTAGCGGATCGGGCCTGTGAGTCGCGAGTATCTCTTTGACCCTCTCGGAGGCGGTCTTGACCACCGTCTTCGAGCCATCCTTGGCCCATGCCTGGAAAGGCCTAGGGTCGCTCAGGGCCGGCATCCAGAGTTCCTTGAAGTGCTGGACAGTGTGCTTCTGCCCGAGGAAGTGGCCTTCGTGGCCGACTCTCTTCGTGACTTCCATCGCGATGGTCTCATCGGAGATGTCGATGCCTTTCAGGGTCTCCAGCATCATCGTGTAGATCTCGTGATCGATCAATACCTGTTCATAGGAGAGAATCGTATAGTTCTCCAGCAGACCAGGTCCGGAATTGATGTCCGCACCGGCCATTACCATGCTGTAGCCCATTATCGATTTCTCATACGCAGCCTGCTCGTCGGGCACCTTAGAGCACGACCCCCAACCGCCCACAAATATCGGGAGTTTGTAGAACTTCGACATCTGAATATGCGCGAGCGTGACCATTGTCGCGGAGGGGAACGCGGCTGCGAAGAGCCCGCTCAGAGGCTCCATCGCCATCGGCACCGACGAGTATATCACCGGAGCGCCAGGAGTGTCGAGCTCCAGTACCGTCATCAGAGCTAGGACCTGCGCGTTCCCGAGGACTATCGGGCCCGCGATGGTCACGGGGGAGCTGGCACCTACGAGCGGCATAGTCATCACGATTGGAGGCACTCCGGCTCTCGCAAACTCCATCGCCGCATCCGTCGTGAGACCAAGCACCAGCGGAGATGATGTGCACACTACTGCAGAGAGAACTGGCCTCCTTCGAAGCTCGTCCTCTCCCCCAGCCACGGCCTGTGCCATCTTCACGGCGTACACTGCTTCCTCTCGCAAGTATGTCGTACCGCTAGTGATGTGCTTCTCGCAGTTACTGAACGCAGCGTCGAGTTCGTGAAGCACATGCGAATGCTTGGGCACGTCCAGCGGAGTCACGAGAGGATAGTAAATATTGAGATACTCAAGATAGTCTGCCAGTCTAGCAGTGTCCTCGACATCTTTCTTGATCGACTCTCTTCTGGCGCCGGTCCCCGAGTCGAGGACGCCAATTCCGCTCCCGTCTGTGCAGAGGTGGATGTGGTCGTCGTCGAGCGTGAAGTCGTATTTCGGGTTTCTGGCACACAACCTCACCGGCCGTCTGCACTTGTCCAATGCTTCACGGACAAGATGCGACGGAATCTTCGCGACGCCGGCCTTGAAATCCACGTCGGCACCAGCATCCGAAAGAGTCTTTAATGCGTGCTGGCTATAGATCTTAATGCCCATCTGGTCGAGAACATCAAGCGATGAGATGTGGATTCGATCGACATCTTCAGAGGACAACACCTCTAGGGGTTTGATGTTCAATGCCCCTCTGCTCATGGGTCTGTTGGACAATCCCTGGGCCCCCGAATGCGGGAATCCCAATCGAATGCGATGAACCGCGAAGCCGCGGAGTTCACCAAGAAGGAAGCCGGTAGCTCGCTTTCCTCCGGCCTCTCATGTCGGACCGACTGGCAATTCCGCGAGTGAACGTACCTTGTTCGTATTTAATGCCATCGAATAGGGAGCGATGCGTTCAGTCACGCGCACACAGACTCGGGGTACTCCATCAACTATGGTTAGGGGCAATTCCCGCGAAGGAACGGACAGGTCTCATGAGACTCAGAACGATGCTTTTCTCCCAAGAATGAAGGAGGCTCGAAGACCGCGCTATCACGACGATCCAAATGCACAGAGGAGGCGACGGACCTCATATCCAATCTTCTCGATGTTGTGTCTAGCGTCTACGAGCCAATTGAAGAAGCTGATCTTCCTCCTTGGCACGGGTCTGCTACCCGCAAATCGTTTCGGCCTCTTTGAGAATGCTCCGTATCTTGGCCTGGGTTCCTGAAGGAAGCGGTTCTGGCCTGTGTGAGTCTAGTATTCGTTTGGATTCCTCGTGAGCTCGTTCTACAATGCCTTTGCTCCCCGCAGCGGTCCAAGCGGCGTATGGACCCACGTCAGTCAATTGGGGCCGCCACATCTTCCTCATCACGTCCACAGTAGACTTCTCGCCCATGAAATGGCCTTCGTGTCCTATCCGTTTTATCAGCTGCACTGCTAGAGACTCCTTGTCGGTTGGGAAGCCCTCGAGCATTGCCCCCATCATCCTGAACATCTCAACATCTATCAAGAACTGTTCATATGATAGCAGTGTGAAGCTTTCCAGAAGGCCTGGACCACCGAGGAGGTCCGCTCCCGCAAGGAACATGGTATACGCGCTCAATGCTTTCTCGTAGGCAGCCTGTGGGTCAGGAGTTTTCGAACTTGAACCGTGACCTCCGGAGAAGAAAGGGATCTTGTAGTGTTCAGCCATCTGTATATGCCCCGCGGCCACCATGTTTCCTGGTGGAAGGGCTCCCCCGAACGAACCTGTGGTTATGTCCATCGACATGGGGACCGAGGAGTATATCACCGGAGATCCTGGATGCGCGAGCTGGATGATGGCATTGACCCCGAGCACTTGAGCGTTGCCCAGGAGAACAGAGCCCGCGATCGTAGCCGGGCCGCTGGCTCCTATGAGAGGCATAGTCATGATTATCGGGGGAATCCCCGCCTCCGCATATGTCAAAGCCGGCTCGATCGTCTTTCCAACGATCATCGGCGATGAAACGCAATTGATGGAGGAGAGAAGTGGCCTTCTTCGAAGTTCTTCAGCTCCGCCGAGAACAGCTTCAGCGATCTTTATCTCGATCTCCGCCTCTTCTTTCCTGTACACTCCGCCACTTACGATATGTTTCGAGGTGTTCTGAACAGCGGTGGCGAACTCATAAGCTGTGTGCGCCTGGGTCGGGACATCCGAGGGCGTAACCATCGGAGTG from Candidatus Thermoplasmatota archaeon harbors:
- a CDS encoding trimethylamine methyltransferase family protein, whose translation is MRPLEVMSSGHAETIHINSLNLLESMGIKVFSEEGLKLLEDAGADVDKKTKVAKIPSHLVMESVRKCKRPVRLCARNPKNDFVLDGKHCYISTDGTGLATIDLETGIRRDSTKKDVAESARVVDYLELMNMYYPLVTPLDVPRHAHTLHEFDAAFNNCEKHIISGATYMKEEAQYELKMAAAVAGGWEELKRRPLVSAVTCTTSPMVLGMTTDAAIEFVRAGCPPMMMTMPLIGATSPMTVAGAVLVGNAQVLALTTVCQLAAPGSPVCYSTEPMAMDVQTGIFEGLFPAANMVRASHVQMARYYKIPIFVGGWGTCSKVPDAQAAYEKALSAFLYYLSGTDITSGPGLLENWTVLSYEQLLIDYEIYTMMVDMLKSFPVTDESMGIDVTKKVGHEGHFLGQKHTIDHFKEMWQPVVTDGATYQTWKASGSESAVDHARAKAKEIIKTHQVTPLPDDVRKEFARIIKEGEEKIPH
- a CDS encoding cobalamin-dependent protein (Presence of a B(12) (cobalamin)-binding domain implies dependence on cobalamin itself, in one of its several forms, or in some unusual lineages, dependence on a cobalamin-like analog.) encodes the protein MSDDKQAILNELENSVKNLEQEAAVEAAKKALAAGVNPVDAIEKGLAKGLREVGEKFARKEMFVVELIYAAEIMNGAIKVLEPELKKSKEKRNVLAHVVLGTVAGDIHDIGKNLVRIMFEASGFEVHDLGKDAPTDSFVKTSKEVGASIVGASSLMTTTVGVQKDVVDALRASGDKAHFMVGGAAVTDSWAKEIGGVYASDAMSAVVMAKQFVEKGR
- a CDS encoding trimethylamine methyltransferase family protein, which codes for MSNRPMSRGALNIKPLEVLSSEDVDRIHISSLDVLDQMGIKIYSQHALKTLSDAGADVDFKAGVAKIPSHLVREALDKCRRPVRLCARNPKYDFTLDDDHIHLCTDGSGIGVLDSGTGARRESIKKDVEDTARLADYLEYLNIYYPLVTPLDVPKHSHVLHELDAAFSNCEKHITSGTTYLREEAVYAVKMAQAVAGGEDELRRRPVLSAVVCTSSPLVLGLTTDAAMEFARAGVPPIVMTMPLVGASSPVTIAGPIVLGNAQVLALMTVLELDTPGAPVIYSSVPMAMEPLSGLFAAAFPSATMVTLAHIQMSKFYKLPIFVGGWGSCSKVPDEQAAYEKSIMGYSMVMAGADINSGPGLLENYTILSYEQVLIDHEIYTMMLETLKGIDISDETIAMEVTKRVGHEGHFLGQKHTVQHFKELWMPALSDPRPFQAWAKDGSKTVVKTASERVKEILATHRPDPLPRSIQDEFVKIIKEGEGKIPK
- a CDS encoding trimethylamine methyltransferase family protein; this translates as MAKKMPALGIRRGLGRLTVLTEKQREEIHEESLSLLESMGMKIFSDEALGILKKNGAEVDLKSKVAQFPRSIVEDGLRRCRRPVRLGGRTEDHDFVLDHEHHYLSTDGEGIAVLDFDTGKRRAPLLRDVEDCARFADAIPEIVSYTPMVTPSDVPTQAHTAYEFATAVQNTSKHIVSGGVYRKEEAEIEIKIAEAVLGGAEELRRRPLLSSINCVSSPMIVGKTIEPALTYAEAGIPPIIMTMPLIGASGPATIAGSVLLGNAQVLGVNAIIQLAHPGSPVIYSSVPMSMDITTGSFGGALPPGNMVAAGHIQMAEHYKIPFFSGGHGSSSKTPDPQAAYEKALSAYTMFLAGADLLGGPGLLESFTLLSYEQFLIDVEMFRMMGAMLEGFPTDKESLAVQLIKRIGHEGHFMGEKSTVDVMRKMWRPQLTDVGPYAAWTAAGSKGIVERAHEESKRILDSHRPEPLPSGTQAKIRSILKEAETICG